A single Pseudomonas sp. MM223 DNA region contains:
- the mltA gene encoding Membrane-bound lytic murein transglycosylase A (*Name mltA) gives MKPALRHLAWTLPVLALLAGCNGGENAKPEPHAIATYAPATWKDLPAVSDEDLLAGFYAWRSGCEKLKRDPVWAATCEAAGSDTASAAQVRTFLEQNLQVYGLRSAENNANGLITGYYEPVYPGSLSQTATNHVAVYGIPDDMIVVDLASVYPELKGKRLRGRLDGRVLKPYDTAEVINRNGVKAPVLAWLTDPMDLQFLQIQGSGRVQLEDGRQLRLGYADQNGHPYRPIGRWLVEQGQLKKEEVSMGAIHAWAQANPQRVPELLASNPSYVFFSTRPDSNEGPRGSLNVPLTAGYSVAIDRKVIPLGSLLWLSTTRPDGSPVVRPVGAQDTGGAIAGEVRADLFWGTGPEAGELAGNMKQQGQIWMLWPKGQPLPEVPKVP, from the coding sequence ATGAAACCTGCCCTGCGCCACCTGGCCTGGACACTCCCGGTACTGGCTTTGCTGGCCGGTTGCAACGGCGGCGAGAACGCCAAGCCCGAGCCCCACGCCATCGCCACCTACGCCCCGGCCACCTGGAAAGACCTGCCCGCAGTCAGCGATGAAGACCTGCTGGCCGGCTTCTACGCCTGGCGCAGTGGCTGTGAGAAGCTCAAGCGCGACCCGGTGTGGGCCGCCACCTGCGAAGCGGCCGGCAGCGACACGGCGAGCGCTGCCCAGGTGCGTACCTTCCTTGAGCAGAACCTGCAGGTGTACGGCCTGCGCTCCGCCGAGAACAACGCCAACGGCCTGATTACCGGTTACTACGAGCCGGTCTACCCCGGCAGCCTGAGCCAGACGGCGACCAACCATGTGGCGGTCTACGGCATCCCGGATGACATGATCGTGGTCGACCTGGCCAGCGTATACCCCGAACTGAAGGGCAAACGCCTGCGCGGTCGGCTTGATGGCCGGGTACTCAAGCCCTACGACACGGCCGAAGTGATCAACCGTAACGGCGTCAAGGCACCGGTGCTGGCCTGGCTGACCGACCCGATGGACCTGCAGTTCCTGCAAATCCAGGGCTCTGGCCGGGTACAACTGGAGGATGGCCGCCAACTGCGCCTGGGCTACGCCGACCAGAACGGCCACCCCTACCGCCCCATCGGCCGCTGGCTGGTGGAGCAGGGCCAACTGAAAAAAGAAGAAGTGAGCATGGGCGCCATTCATGCCTGGGCCCAGGCCAACCCGCAGCGTGTGCCGGAACTGCTGGCCAGCAACCCCAGCTACGTGTTCTTCAGCACCCGCCCGGACAGCAACGAAGGCCCGCGCGGCTCGCTCAACGTGCCGCTGACTGCCGGGTACAGCGTGGCCATCGACCGCAAAGTCATACCATTGGGCAGCTTGCTGTGGCTGTCCACGACCCGCCCGGACGGCTCGCCGGTGGTGCGCCCGGTGGGTGCTCAGGACACGGGCGGGGCGATTGCTGGCGAAGTGCGTGCCGACCTGTTCTGGGGTACAGGGCCGGAAGCCGGCGAACTGGCCGGGAACATGAAACAGCAGGGGCAGATCTGGATGCTGTGGCCCAAGGGTCAACCACTGCCAGAAGTACCTAAGGTGCCTTGA
- the ahcY gene encoding Adenosylhomocysteinase (*Name ahcY) — protein sequence MSAVNTPAGFTDFKVADISLAAWGRRETIIAESEMPALMGLRRKYLTEQPLKGAKILGCIHMTIQTAVLIETLVALGAEVRWSSCNIFSTQDQAAASIAAAGIPVFAWKGETEEEYEWCLEQTILKDGQPWDANMILDDGGDLTELLHKKYPQVLDRVHGVTEETTTGVHRLLDMLAKGELKVPAINVNDSVTKSKNDNKYGCRHSLNDAIKRGTDHLLSGKQALVIGYGDVGKGSAQSLRQEGMIVKVTEVDPICAMQACMDGFELVSPFIDGINDGTEASIDKALLGKIDLIVTTTGNVNVCDANMLKALKKRAVVCNIGHFDNEIDTAFMRKNWAWEEVKPQVHKIHRTGAGSFDPQNDDYLILLAEGRLVNLGNATGHPSRIMDGSFANQVLAQIFLFEQKYADLSAEKKAERLTVEVLPKKLDEEVALEMVRGFGGVVTQLTKQQADYIGVTVEGPFKPHAYRY from the coding sequence ATGAGCGCTGTAAACACGCCTGCTGGTTTTACCGATTTCAAAGTCGCTGACATCTCCCTGGCTGCCTGGGGCCGTCGCGAAACCATCATCGCCGAATCGGAAATGCCAGCCCTGATGGGCCTGCGTCGCAAGTACCTGACCGAGCAACCGCTCAAGGGTGCGAAGATCCTGGGCTGCATCCACATGACCATCCAGACTGCCGTGCTGATCGAAACCCTGGTTGCCCTGGGTGCCGAAGTGCGCTGGTCGTCCTGCAACATCTTCTCGACTCAAGACCAGGCCGCCGCATCGATCGCCGCCGCCGGCATCCCGGTATTCGCCTGGAAAGGTGAAACCGAAGAAGAGTACGAGTGGTGCCTGGAGCAGACCATCCTGAAAGATGGCCAGCCATGGGACGCCAACATGATCCTCGACGACGGCGGTGACCTGACCGAGCTGCTGCACAAGAAGTACCCGCAAGTACTCGACCGCGTTCACGGTGTGACCGAAGAGACCACCACCGGCGTACACCGCCTGCTGGACATGCTGGCCAAGGGCGAGCTGAAAGTCCCGGCGATCAACGTCAACGACTCGGTCACCAAGAGCAAGAACGACAACAAGTACGGCTGCCGTCACAGCCTGAACGACGCCATCAAGCGTGGTACCGACCACCTGCTGTCGGGCAAGCAAGCCCTGGTGATCGGCTACGGTGACGTGGGCAAGGGCTCGGCCCAGTCCCTGCGTCAGGAAGGCATGATCGTCAAGGTCACCGAAGTTGACCCGATCTGCGCCATGCAGGCCTGCATGGACGGCTTCGAGCTGGTCTCGCCGTTCATCGACGGTATCAACGACGGCACCGAAGCCAGCATCGACAAGGCCCTGCTGGGCAAGATCGACCTGATCGTCACCACCACCGGTAACGTCAACGTCTGCGATGCCAACATGCTCAAGGCCCTGAAGAAGCGTGCCGTGGTCTGCAACATCGGCCACTTCGACAACGAGATCGACACCGCCTTCATGCGCAAGAACTGGGCCTGGGAAGAGGTCAAGCCGCAGGTACACAAGATCCACCGCACCGGCGCTGGCAGCTTCGACCCGCAGAACGACGACTACCTGATCCTGCTGGCCGAAGGCCGCTTGGTCAACCTGGGTAACGCCACTGGCCACCCAAGCCGCATCATGGACGGTTCGTTCGCCAACCAGGTGCTGGCCCAGATCTTCCTGTTCGAGCAGAAGTACGCCGACCTGTCGGCCGAGAAGAAAGCCGAGCGCCTGACTGTTGAAGTACTGCCGAAGAAACTCGACGAAGAAGTGGCCCTGGAAATGGTCCGCGGCTTCGGCGGCGTGGTTACTCAGCTGACCAAGCAGCAAGCCGACTACATCGGCGTGACCGTCGAAGGCCCGTTCAAGCCGCACGCCTACCGCTACTAA
- the yqjC gene encoding Protein YqjC (*Name yqjC) codes for MKRISTLLLLATLGLATGAAQAAEPDAGLTGCAAKRSAIENQLKIARDHGNSDQVAGLEEALRGVDNCTDASLRKEREQKVLDARHEVAQREKDLKKAEKKGDAEKINKRKDKLAESRKELQEAVDDLDR; via the coding sequence ATGAAACGTATTTCGACTCTTTTGCTGCTGGCGACACTTGGCCTGGCTACGGGCGCTGCCCAGGCTGCCGAGCCGGATGCCGGCCTGACTGGCTGCGCCGCCAAGCGCAGTGCCATCGAAAACCAGCTGAAAATTGCCCGCGACCACGGCAACAGCGACCAGGTCGCGGGGCTGGAAGAAGCCCTGCGCGGCGTGGACAACTGCACCGATGCAAGCCTGCGCAAAGAGCGTGAGCAGAAGGTGCTCGATGCACGCCATGAAGTGGCGCAGCGGGAAAAGGACTTGAAGAAGGCCGAGAAGAAAGGCGACGCCGAGAAGATCAACAAGCGCAAGGACAAGCTGGCCGAGTCGCGTAAAGAACTGCAGGAAGCTGTGGACGACCTCGACCGCTAA
- the cycA_5 gene encoding Cytochrome c' (*Name cycA_5) produces MLKRLTVVLLAALALSGCDRVDPNSPLGKRKVIFKDMLKTSEDLGGMLRGRLPFDGLKFADGALRLDSLSHQPWQHFPQVRDGGDSAARAEVWERQARFHDLARQLESVTGELVDVSRSQPLDAAQLKAPMDKVEAACKACHTEFRNH; encoded by the coding sequence ATGTTGAAGCGATTGACCGTTGTTCTGCTGGCAGCCCTGGCCCTGAGCGGTTGTGACCGGGTTGACCCGAACTCGCCGCTGGGCAAGCGCAAGGTGATCTTCAAGGACATGCTCAAGACCAGCGAAGACCTGGGCGGCATGCTGCGTGGCCGCTTGCCGTTCGACGGGCTGAAGTTTGCCGACGGTGCGCTGAGGCTGGACAGCCTGTCGCACCAGCCCTGGCAGCACTTTCCACAGGTGCGCGATGGCGGTGACAGCGCTGCACGCGCCGAGGTATGGGAGCGCCAGGCGCGCTTTCATGACCTGGCCCGGCAGCTGGAAAGCGTCACTGGCGAACTGGTCGATGTCAGCCGCAGCCAACCGCTGGATGCTGCGCAGTTGAAGGCGCCGATGGACAAGGTCGAAGCGGCTTGCAAGGCCTGTCATACTGAGTTTCGAAATCATTGA
- the metF gene encoding 5,10-methylenetetrahydrofolate reductase (*Name metF), whose protein sequence is MSQERRYSFEFFPTKTDAGHEKLMGVARQLATYNPDFFSCTYGAGGSTRDRTLNTVLQLENEVKVPAAPHLSCVGDSKDDLRTLLTEYKAAGIKRIVALRGDLPSGMGMASGELRYASDLVEFIRQETADHFHLEVAAYPEMHPQARNFETDLANFVHKVKAGADSAITQYFFNADSYFYFVERAQKLGVDIPVVPGIMPITNYSKLARFSDACGAEIPRWIRKQLEAYADDTASIQAFGEEVITRMCEQLLQGGAPGLHFYTLNQAEPSLAIWNNLKLPR, encoded by the coding sequence ATGTCACAAGAACGCCGCTACAGTTTCGAGTTCTTCCCGACCAAGACCGACGCCGGTCACGAAAAGCTGATGGGCGTCGCCCGCCAGCTGGCTACCTACAACCCGGACTTCTTCTCCTGCACCTACGGTGCCGGTGGCTCGACCCGCGACCGCACGCTGAACACCGTGCTGCAGCTGGAAAACGAAGTGAAGGTACCTGCCGCACCGCACCTGTCGTGTGTGGGCGACTCCAAGGACGACCTGCGCACCCTGCTGACGGAATACAAAGCTGCCGGCATCAAGCGCATCGTCGCCCTGCGCGGCGACTTGCCATCGGGCATGGGCATGGCCAGTGGCGAACTGCGCTACGCCAGCGACCTGGTCGAGTTCATCCGCCAGGAAACTGCTGACCACTTCCACCTGGAAGTGGCCGCCTACCCGGAAATGCACCCGCAGGCACGCAACTTCGAAACCGACCTGGCCAACTTCGTGCACAAGGTCAAGGCGGGCGCCGACAGCGCCATCACCCAGTACTTCTTCAACGCCGACAGCTACTTCTACTTCGTCGAGCGCGCACAGAAGCTGGGCGTGGACATTCCGGTAGTGCCGGGCATCATGCCGATCACCAACTACAGCAAGCTGGCTCGCTTCTCCGACGCCTGTGGCGCCGAGATCCCGCGCTGGATCCGCAAGCAGCTGGAAGCCTATGCCGACGACACCGCCAGCATCCAGGCATTCGGCGAAGAGGTGATTACCCGCATGTGCGAACAACTGCTGCAAGGCGGCGCACCGGGCCTGCACTTCTACACCTTGAACCAGGCCGAACCGAGCCTGGCGATCTGGAACAACCTTAAGCTGCCGCGCTGA
- the ligB gene encoding DNA ligase B (*Name ligB), whose translation MLYTLLLTLLLFLHAPWARAEQCPDWAPQQTDAEVAQLLATLARWDDQYHRQGITPVADELYDQSRQRLTHLQQCFGLAASPSPLASAGGPANHPVPHTGVEKLADRLAVANWMAGKTGVWVQPKVDGVAVSLIYRQGQLAQLISRGDGVQGHDWSRHIPLLGAVTRHLPKAIDLHLQGELYLRLEGHVQAQAGSANARASVAGLLARKQLTREQGAGIGLFVWDWPHGPSQQDERLEQLAQLGFPEGLRFSVAIDTLDDVAHWRGHWYRSPLPFASDGVILRQGSRPPAERWQAKAPYWIAAWKYPYVQALAEVRDVRFRVGRTGRVTPIVHVQPVTLDDRRITQVSLGSLARWKTLDIGPGDQVAISLAGLTIPRFEHVVHRAVERQPLTAPAPGQHHALSCWQASEGCEEQFIARLTWLGGKQGLALPRTGPGTWRRLVEAGLVMSMTDWLHLDVERLQQVPGISSLTATQLLGSFDQARSRPFDQWLRGIGAPIGKHLQLTGGWPELASRSAGQWQTVPGIGAKRSRQLVDFFAAAEVQAIAARLAEAGIEGFHTMPQPVEQ comes from the coding sequence ATGCTGTACACGCTGTTGCTCACCCTGCTGCTGTTTCTCCACGCGCCGTGGGCCCGGGCCGAACAGTGCCCCGACTGGGCTCCACAACAAACCGACGCCGAAGTAGCACAACTGCTGGCCACACTCGCCCGCTGGGACGACCAGTACCATCGTCAGGGCATCACACCGGTGGCCGACGAACTGTACGATCAGAGCCGCCAGCGTCTGACACACCTGCAGCAGTGCTTTGGCCTCGCGGCCAGCCCGTCCCCCTTGGCCAGCGCTGGCGGCCCGGCCAACCACCCGGTGCCGCATACCGGTGTCGAAAAGCTGGCAGACCGCCTGGCCGTGGCAAACTGGATGGCCGGCAAAACCGGCGTTTGGGTACAGCCCAAAGTCGACGGCGTTGCAGTTTCCCTCATTTATCGACAGGGCCAGTTGGCACAGCTGATCAGCCGCGGAGACGGGGTGCAAGGCCACGACTGGAGCCGGCACATTCCCCTGCTCGGCGCAGTGACCCGGCATTTGCCCAAGGCGATTGACCTGCACTTGCAAGGCGAACTTTACCTGCGCCTGGAGGGGCATGTGCAGGCCCAGGCAGGCAGCGCCAACGCCCGCGCCAGCGTGGCCGGTCTGCTGGCACGCAAGCAGCTGACCCGTGAGCAAGGCGCGGGGATTGGCCTGTTCGTCTGGGACTGGCCGCACGGCCCTAGCCAGCAGGACGAGCGCCTGGAGCAACTGGCGCAACTGGGTTTTCCGGAGGGCCTGCGCTTCAGCGTTGCCATCGACACCTTGGACGACGTGGCCCATTGGCGTGGCCACTGGTACCGCTCCCCCCTGCCCTTCGCCAGCGACGGCGTCATCCTGCGCCAGGGTAGCCGGCCACCCGCCGAGCGCTGGCAGGCCAAGGCGCCGTATTGGATCGCGGCCTGGAAATACCCCTACGTGCAAGCTTTGGCCGAAGTACGCGACGTACGCTTCCGGGTTGGCCGCACGGGCAGGGTCACGCCCATTGTGCACGTGCAGCCGGTAACCCTCGATGACCGGCGCATCACCCAGGTAAGCCTGGGCTCGCTGGCGCGCTGGAAAACCTTGGATATCGGCCCCGGCGACCAGGTGGCCATCAGCCTTGCCGGGCTGACCATCCCACGTTTCGAGCACGTGGTGCACCGTGCTGTCGAGCGCCAGCCACTGACCGCGCCTGCCCCCGGCCAACATCATGCCCTTAGTTGCTGGCAGGCCAGCGAAGGCTGTGAGGAACAATTCATAGCCCGGCTCACCTGGCTCGGCGGCAAGCAGGGCCTTGCCTTGCCGCGCACCGGGCCCGGCACATGGCGCCGGCTGGTCGAAGCCGGCCTGGTAATGTCGATGACCGACTGGCTGCATCTCGATGTCGAGCGCCTGCAACAGGTACCCGGGATAAGCAGCCTGACGGCGACACAACTGCTGGGCAGTTTCGACCAAGCCCGCTCACGGCCCTTCGATCAGTGGCTGCGCGGCATTGGCGCCCCGATCGGCAAGCATCTACAACTGACAGGCGGCTGGCCAGAGCTGGCTTCGCGCAGTGCCGGACAATGGCAAACCGTGCCCGGCATCGGTGCAAAACGCTCACGCCAACTTGTGGATTTCTTTGCTGCCGCTGAGGTGCAAGCGATTGCCGCACGGTTGGCGGAAGCAGGCATAGAAGGGTTCCACACCATGCCCCAGCCCGTTGAGCAATGA
- the nhaP gene encoding Na(+)/H(+) antiporter NhaP (*Name nhaP) yields the protein MLELVAAFICLTTLLTYVNYRFIGLPPAIGVMVTALLFSLMLQGLSLIGFPGLEERVEGLMNQIDFNDLLMHWMLAFLLFAGALHVNLSDLRSYRWPIGLLATIGVLIATVVIGYLSHWVFAMFGWQVPLIYCLLFGALISPTDPIAVLGALRTANASKPLKTTIVGESLFNDGTAVVVFTVLLGIIQLGETPSMADTAILFAREAIGGVVFGGLIGYATYRMIKSIEQYQVEVMLTLALVIGGSAMCYELHVSAPIAMVVAGLIIGNLGRNLAMNDMTRRYMDGFWELIDDMLNALLFALIGLELLLLPFNWMHLAAGGVLALAVLLSRLLTVAPAIVLLRRWRPVPKGTVRVLTWGGLRGGVSVALALSLPLGEERDLLLSITYIVVLSSILVQGLSIGRVVRKVSAQP from the coding sequence ATGCTTGAATTAGTTGCCGCGTTTATCTGCCTCACCACCCTCCTTACCTATGTAAATTACCGTTTCATCGGCCTGCCACCCGCCATCGGCGTGATGGTCACGGCACTGCTGTTCTCCCTGATGCTGCAGGGCCTGAGCCTGATCGGCTTCCCTGGCCTGGAAGAGCGCGTCGAAGGGCTGATGAACCAGATCGATTTCAACGACCTGCTGATGCACTGGATGCTGGCGTTCCTGCTGTTTGCCGGCGCCTTGCACGTGAACCTCAGCGATTTGCGCAGTTACCGCTGGCCGATCGGCTTGCTGGCGACGATTGGGGTGCTGATCGCCACCGTGGTCATCGGCTATCTGTCGCACTGGGTGTTTGCGATGTTCGGCTGGCAAGTGCCGCTGATCTACTGCCTGCTGTTCGGTGCACTGATCTCGCCCACCGACCCAATTGCCGTGCTGGGCGCGCTGCGTACCGCCAATGCCTCCAAACCGCTGAAAACCACCATTGTCGGCGAATCGCTGTTCAACGATGGCACCGCGGTGGTGGTGTTCACCGTGTTGCTGGGCATCATCCAGCTGGGTGAAACACCAAGCATGGCCGACACCGCGATCCTGTTCGCCCGCGAGGCCATCGGTGGTGTGGTATTTGGCGGCCTGATCGGCTACGCCACCTACCGCATGATCAAGAGCATCGAGCAGTACCAGGTGGAAGTCATGCTGACCCTGGCGCTGGTCATCGGTGGCTCGGCCATGTGCTACGAGCTGCACGTTTCGGCGCCGATCGCCATGGTGGTGGCTGGCCTGATCATCGGCAACCTGGGGCGCAACCTGGCGATGAACGACATGACCCGTCGCTACATGGACGGCTTCTGGGAGCTGATCGATGACATGCTCAACGCCCTGCTGTTCGCGCTGATCGGCCTGGAGCTGTTGCTGCTGCCGTTCAACTGGATGCACCTGGCGGCCGGCGGCGTGCTGGCGCTGGCGGTGCTGCTGTCGCGGTTGCTGACCGTGGCCCCGGCCATTGTGCTGCTGCGGCGCTGGCGCCCGGTGCCGAAAGGCACGGTACGGGTGCTGACCTGGGGTGGCCTGCGTGGCGGGGTGTCGGTGGCCCTGGCGCTGTCATTGCCATTGGGCGAGGAGCGCGACCTGCTGCTGTCGATCACCTACATCGTGGTGTTGTCGTCGATCCTGGTGCAGGGCTTGAGCATCGGGCGGGTAGTGCGCAAGGTCAGCGCCCAACCTTGA